Sequence from the Neorhizobium sp. NCHU2750 genome:
ACAACACGAAAAGCGGGTCCGTTTCGCGGGCAGGGCTGAAGATGCCGGCGACCGGTATCGGGATTCCCGATCGGGTCTCGATGCTGTGCCCATCCGGTGAATGAAGCGTCCAGCGATAGAGATCCTTGCCGGCAATTCGGTTGGCGGCGCGTAGCGGTTCGATCACCGAGGCGACCAGGATGAGATTGGTCTCCGGCAAAACAAGGATATCGATGTGCTCCGCGATGCTCATGAAATTGCGCCCGATGTGGTGCTGAAAATGTATGAAATGATGCCGAAAATGGAAAGCATTTCCTTTGTCGCTGCCTCGTAATGGCGGCAACGAAAAGGAGGGAACCATGCCGCTCGAGATGAATCGCGAGGTCTTCATCACCTGTGCCATCACCGGTGCCGGGGACACTGTGGGCAAGTCCAGTCACGTGCCAATCACGCCGAAGCAGATCGCGGAATCCGCGATCGATGCGGCAAAGGCGGGCGCCGCAGTCGTTCACTGTCACGTTCGCAATCCCGAAACGGGGGCAGCCGCCCGCGGCAAGGAGCTTTATAAAGAGGTCACCGACCGCATCCGTTCGGCGGACATAGACGTCGTGCTGAACCTGACGGCCGGGATGGGCGGTGATCTCGTATTCGGCAATGTCGAGGCACCGTTTCCTTATAATCCGGCGGGCACCGACATGGCGGGCGCCACCGAGCGTGTCGCGCATGTGGCCGAATGCCTGCCGGAAATCTGCACGCTCGATTGCGGCACGATGAACTTTTCGCTCGGCGATTATGTAATGACCAACACGCCATCCATGTTGCGTGAAATGGCGCGGCAGATGACGGCACTCGGCGTGCGTCCCGAGATCGAGGCTTTCGACACCGGCCATCTCTGGTTTGCCAAGCAATTGGTTGAGGAGGGGCTGATCGAGGATCCGGTGCTGATCCAGCTCTGCATGGGCATCCCGTGGGGCGCGCCCGACGACCTCAACACCTTTATGGCGATGGTCAACAATGTGCCGAAGAGCTGGACGTTCTCCGCCTTCTCGATCGGCCGCAACGCGCTTGCCTATCCGGCCGCTGCAGTCCTTGCGGGTGGCAATGTCCGGGTGGGGCTGGAGGACAATCTCTATGTCGGCAAGGGCCAGCTCGCCACCAACGCACAACTCGTCGAGAAGGCCGTGGGCGTGATCGAGGGCATGGGCGCGAGGATCATCGGGCCGCAACAGGTTCGCGAAAAACTCAAGCTGACAAAGCGGTGATCGACATGACGAGTATCAGACAGGCAGCCTGCATCGGCGGTGGCGTGATCGGCGGGGCATGGGCTGCCCGCTTCCTCCTCGGCGGGATCAACGTTTCCATGTACGATCCACATCCGGAGGCGGAGCGCATCGTCGGCGAAGTGCTTGCCAATGCCGAGCGCGCCTATGCCATGCTGACCATGGCGCCGCTTCCGCCAAGGGGCAGACTCACCTTCTTCAAGACAATCGAGGAAGCCGTTGCCGGCGCCGACTGGATACAGGAAAGCGTGCCGGAACGCGTCGATCTGAAACGCAATGTGATCACCCAGATCGATGCGGCGGCGGATCCGAAGGCGCTGATCGGCTCTTCCACATCCGGCATCATGCCGACCGACCTGCAGCGCGACATGAAGCATCCGGAGCGCATGTTCGTTGCCCATCCGTATAATCCGGTCTACTTGCTGCCGCTTGCGGAACTGGTTGGCGGGCAGAAGACCTCTGCCGAGACGCTGGAGCTTGCCAAGGCCAAGCTCGCGCCGATCGGCATGAAGGGGGTTATCCTCAAGAAGGAGATCGAAGCCTTCGTCGGCGACCGCTTGCTCGAAGCGGTCTGGCGTGAAGGCTTGTGGCTGATCCAGGACGATATTTGCGACACCGAAACGCTGGATGACGTGATCCGCTATTCCTTCGGCATGCGCTGGGCGCAGATGGGTATGTTCGAGACCTACCGCATTGCAGGTGGCGAGGCGGGCATGCGCCATTTCATCGCCCAGTTCGGCCCATGCCTCTCCTGGCCCTGGACAAAGCTGATGGACGTTGTCGATCTGACCGATGATCTGGTCGACAAGATCGCCAGCCAGTCCGATGCCCAGTCAGGTGCCTATGGTTTCCGCGAACTTGAGCGCATCCGCGACGAAAACCTCGTCGGCATCATGCAGACGCTCAAGGGATCGAACGGCGGCAAGGGCTGGGGCTCGGGCAAGATCCTCGCCGATTTCGAAAAACATCTATGGGCACAGGCTGGCGGAAAGAGCGAGGCGCCGGATCTTTCCGCACCGCTCCGGCTGATCGATACCAAGGTGAGCCCCGCCTGGGTCGACTATAACGGTCACATGACCGAGCATCGCTACCTGCAGGTTTTCGGTGACACGTCTGACGCGCTGCTGCGGCTGATCGGGGTCGATTTCGCCTATGTCGAGGCCGGCCACAGCTACTACACCGTCGAGACCCATATCCGCCATCTCGGAGAGGCCAAGCTTGGCACGAAGCTTTACGCCACGCTGCAAGTGCTTTCGACCGACGAGAAGCGCATCCAGTATTTCACCACCATCTTCAATGCAGACACCAACGAGGCCCTGGCAACCGCCGAGCAGCTGATGCTGCATGTGGACAGCAAGGCCGGCAAGGCAGCGAGCGCCCCGGCCGAGGTGCTGGCCAAGCTGAAGCCGATTGCCGACGCCCATGCCAAGCTGCCGGCGCCGGATGGCGTTGGTCGGTCGGTCGGGCAGAAGAAGTAAGTTGCCTCTTACCCTAACCCTCTGCCCGCAAGCGGGGAGAGGGGACGTGCCCCGCGCATGGTAAATGGAGAGGAAAACAGGGTGGCATATACCTTCTCCCCGCCTGCGGGGAGAAGGTGGCGGCAGCCGGATGAGGGGCGGTTACGCCCAGAAGAGGGGATGACCATGAATTTCGGACTGACCGACGAACAGGAAATGATCGTCTCCACCGTGCGCAGCTTCGTCGAGACGGAAATCTATCCGCTGGAGGACGAGGTCGAGCGCCTTGGCTACGTGCCGAAAGAAATCGGGCAGGAGATCGCGCGGAAGACCAGGGAACTTGGCTTTTTCGGCTGCAACATGCCCGAAGACGTCGGCGGCGCGGGTCTCGACCACCTGACCTTCGCACTGGTCGAACGTGAACTCGGTCGCGGATCGATGGCGCTCACCGTATTCTTCGGCCGCCCCTCCGGCATCCTGATGGGCTGCAATGCCGAACAGCGCGAAAAATATCTGATACCCGCTACGACGGGTGAAAAATTCGATGCGCTTGCGATGACCGAGCCGGGCGCCGGGTCGGATGTGCGTGGAATGAAGACGTTTGCCAGGCAGGATGGGGACGACTGGATCGTCAACGGCACGAAACACTTCATCTCTCATGCCAATATTGCCGACTTCGTCATCGTCTTCATCGCAACCGGCGAGGAGCAGACGCCGCGGGGGCCGAAGAAGCTTATCACCTGTTTCCTTGTCGATCGCGGCACGCCCGGCTTCGAAATCCGCGAGGGCTACAATTCCGTCTCGCATCGCGGCTACAAGAACACGATCCTCACCTTCGACGACTGCCGCCTGCCTTCGTCGCAGATCCTCGGAGAGCCGCATAAGGGGTTCGATCTTGCCAATGACTGGCTCTACGGCACGCGCCTGACGGTTGCCGCAAACTGCGTTGGCCGGGCCCGTCGCGTGTTCGACTATGCGCTCAACTATGCCGCCGAGCGCAAGCAGTTCGGCAAGCCGATCGGCGCCAATCAGGGCGTTTCCTTCAAGCTGGCCGATATGATCACCGAAATCGACGCGGCCGATTTTCTCACCCTGCACGGCGCCTGGCTGCTCGACCAGAATAAGCCGTCGAACCGTGAGATCGCTTCCGCCAAGCTTTATGCTTCCGAGATGCTGGCCAGAGTGACGGATGAGGCGATCCAGATCTATGGCGGCATGGGGCTGATGGACGATCTGCCATTGGCAAGGTTTTGGCGGGATGCCCGCGTCGAGCGCATCTGGGATGGAACATCGGAGATCCAACGGCACATCATCAGCCGCGACCTCCTCCGGCCCTTGGGAGCATGATCCGATGCCCCGGCCGCTCGACCGACTGACGCGTCCCGAAACTATCGCCGTGTTTGGCGGCAAGGAGGCTGGCCGCGTCGTCGAACAATGTCGCAAGATGGGGTACGAAGGTCAGATCTGGCCGGTGCACCCAACCAAGGACGAGGTCCATGGCTACAAATGCTTTCGCTCAGTTGCTGATCTTCCCGGTGTGCCGGACGCTTCGTTCGTTGGTGTCAACCGGCAACTGACCATAGAGATCATCCGCGAGCTTTCAGCCTTGGGCGCCGGCGGCGCGGTATGTTACGCGTCAGGTTTTCGCGAGGCGGTAAACGAGCTTGCCGATGGCGATGCGTTGCAGACGCAACTGGTGGCGGCAGCAGGCGACATGCCGATCCTTGGCCCAAACTGCTACGGCTTCATCAATATGCTGGACGGTGCGCTGATGTGGCCCGACCAACATGGCATGCTGCGGATTGATCGCGGCGTCGCAGTCCTGACGCAATCCTCCAACATCGCCTGCAATATCTCGATGCAGCAACGTGGCCTGCCGCTCGCCTATCTGATGACCGCCGGAAACCAGGCTCAAACAGGACTGGCGGACCTTGCCTGCACCGTCATCAAGGACCCGAGGGTGACGGCGGTCGGTCTGCATGTCGAAGGGTTCGACAGCCTTGCCTCGCTGGAGGGGCTGGCGACGCTTTCAAGGACGCTCGGCAAGCCGGTTGTGATGCTGAAGGTCGGAAAATCCGAAGCGGCGCAATTGGCCACCGTCTCCCACACGGCATCGCTTGCCGGCAATGACAGGATCTCCTCCGCCATCCTGGCGAGGCTTGGTATAGCCCGGGTCGATACGCTGCCCGAACTTCTGGAAACGCTGAAGCTGCTGCACCTCTATGGGCCGCTGCCGGGCAATGAGATCTCCTCGATGAGCTGTTCGGGCGGCGAAGCGTCGCTGATGGCCGATGCGGGCGTTCGAAGACGAATTTCCTATCGTGCGCTGCGCGATGAACAGAGCGCGCCGCTTCGCGAGACGCTTGGGCAGATGGTGACACTCGCTAACCCGCTCGACTATCACACCTTCGTCTGGGGCAACGGTGAGAAGCAGACGGCGGCTTTTTCGGCGATGATGCAGGGCGGCTATGCGCTCAATCTCGTCGTGCTCGATTTCCCTCGGCTCGATCGCTGCGACGCCTCGGACTGGCTGACGACTGTCAACGCCGTCGTCGCGGCGCATCGGACGACGGGTGCCAATGCGGGGATTGTGACGACCATGGCAGAGAACCTGCCGGAGAGTGTCGCGATAGGCTTGATGCAGGATGGCGTGGTTCCCTTCTACGGTATCGAGGAAGCGCTGGCCGCCGCGGATGCCGCAGCCTTTATCGGCGCAGCCTGGGCCGCGCCGATGCCCGAACCGTTGTTGAAACCGGCAGCCGCTTCGGCCGATGTGATCACTCTCAGCGAGGACGAGGCCAAGCGCGAGCTTTCAGCCTATGGCCTGCCGGTGCCGGAAGGCCTCGTCGAGACATCGCCGGAGGCGGCGGGCACTGCGGCCGAAAGGCTGGGCTTTCCCATCGCCCTGAAAGGGCGCGGCGTTGCTCACAAGACGGAGGCGGGCGCTGTCAGGCTGAACCTGAAAAGCAGCGATGAGGTGATTTCTGCGGCAAAGGCCATGGCGGGTGTGGCCCAGGGCTATCTCGTGGAGAAAATGGCGGCAAAACCAGTGGCGGAAATCATCATCGGCGCGATGCGCGATCCCGTGGCCGGTCTCGTCATGACCGTTGGTGCCGGTGGCATATTCGTTGAATTGCTGGACGATACGGCGCTGATTACTCTTCCTGCTTCCGATGCCGCCATTTCCGAGGCCGTCGGCGGGTTGAAGATCATGAAATTGCTGGAGGGCTATCGTGGCGGCCCGAGAGGCGATATCGCTGCCTTGGAGAAAGCGATAGCTTCGGTCGCCGCCTATCTCATGGCCAACGCCACCGATATCGAGGAGCTCGACATCAATCCGGTGATGGTCTTGCCGGAGGGCGAGGGTGTCGTGGCGGTGGATGCATTGATCAGACGGAGGATTGCATGAGCGACGAACCGATCAGGACCCGCCGCGAAGGGGGCATTCTGGAAATCACCATCGACCGGCCGAAGGCGAATGCGATCGACCTCGTCACCTCGCGGATCATGGGTCGGATCTTTGCGGATTTCCGCGACGACGAGACGTTGCGCGTGGCGATCGTGACGGGTGCTGGTCCAAAGTTTTTCTGTCCCGGCTGGGATCTGAAGGCGGCTGCCGCAGGGGATGCCGTCGATGGTGATTACGGCATTGGTGGCTTTGGCGGCATGCAGGAGTTGCGTGATCTCAACAAGCCGATCATCGCGGCCGTGAATGGTATTTGCTGCGGTGGCGGACTTGAGATCGCGCTGTCGACGGATCTCATTCTTGCTGTCGAACATGCCACGTTCGCCTTGCCGGAGATCCGTTCCGGCACGGTGGCGGATGCGGCCTCGATCAAGCTGCCCAAGCGTATTCCCTATCATATCGCCATGGACATGCTGTTGACCGGTCGGTGGCTCGACGTTCACGAGGCGCATCGCTGGGGCTTCGTCAACGAGGTGTTGCCGGCCGACAAATTGATGGATCGTGCCTGGGAACTCGCACGCCTGCTCGAGAGCGGCCCTCCGCTGGTCTATGCCGCGATCAAGGAAGTGGTACGTTCAGCGGAAGGCGAGGCGTTCCAGACCACGATGAACAGGATAACAAGGCGGCAGTTCAAGACCGTGGACATTCTCTATTCCAGTGAAGACCAGCTGGAGGGTGCTCGTGCCTTTGCCGAAAAGCGCGATCCGGTCTGGAAAGGGAAATAGGCAAGGGTCGGAAACACGGAACAAAAGGCATAGGTCTTCGGTTGCCTCTGGTGAGAGAGAGGATTGGCCATGACCTATTCACTGATCACGTCCGATAGACACGGGACAACACGCCGGAGGCTCGCGACCGCCGAGGACGCAGTCGAAAATATCGACAGACTTCGCGGCAGGGGCATACAGGTAACCGTGACGATCGAAAGCGAAGCAGGCTGCCCCGAAGACCTGACGGGATCCGAGCGGCGTATCATCGTCAAGGAAGGCCTGAGGGCTGCCATGGTCCATCGAGACAGGGGATGCTGCCCTTATGGTTGCGATGATAAGCGGCGGTCTCTCTGGTTGGCGGGATACGATTCCATAGAGCGTTGACTTTGGGCCAGAGGGCTGGATTATCGGCTCGATATTCAATCGAGTTCTTTTCATGATCGTTGATTTCTTCCAGCCTGATGATGCCGAAGCGCTGGCGCCGCTTCTTGAAGAGATGCAGTCCTATTACAGCGTCTTCTGTCCACAAAGAGACAGCATCGTTGCCACGCTTCGAGCGCTTCCGGCGGGTGTCGAAATTCTGGTTGCCAGGCTGGACGATCGCATCGTGGCATTTGCAGGTTTCGGCGCAAACTATGCTGGTCCGGGGCTGAAGCCGGGCTTTTTCCTCAAGGATCTCTATGTCACGGCGTCAGTACGTGGTCGCAACATCGGCAAGACTCTGATGGCGAAGATTGCCGCCATCGCTGTCGAGCGCGGTCATACCCGTATCGACTGGACTGCCTCGAAGGACGACGAAAAGCTGCTCCGCTTCTACGACAGGCTGGGCGGCAGCCGGAAGGAAGATCGCGTGTTCTTCCGGCTGGATGGCGCGGGGCTTAGGGCGCTTGCCAAAGAGGGGGCGCCTACGCTCGGCTGATCTCGTCCAGATACCAGTCTATGTAGCGTAATTCGTTTTGCTCCATTGGTGCGATCGGACCGGGGGCGAAGAAGCGGGAAACGACACCGCGGGCGGTATGCTCGATGATGGCCTTGTCCTCATCCGTCGTCACCTTCCAAAGCCAGGTCAGCTTTTCGAGGTCGTAGTCGCGGCCCTCTTCTGCCTTTTCGTCCACCAGCCAGATCAGTTCCATCGCGCATGTGTCGACCGTCTTTGGAATGAAGCGGTAGATCATGCCATGGTCGGCATAGCAGACGAGAAAGGTGGTGCCGCCGAGATGGATGGATGTGACGCCGCCGTCGAAACCGGAGAAGCGGCCCATCAGGGTGCTAAGCGGCTGGCCATCCTCACTGCCGGTTTTCACCCCGTCGTAAAGCGCGTAGCGGAATGCATGGATCGCCTCGCGGTTTTCGGCAGAATTCTGCCAGTGATTTCCGGAGCCGACCTGGATACCGAGCGCACAGGTGCGCTCTTCCATCTTCGCGTTGAGCTCCTCGATCATGTGCAGCGGTTGCTCCAGTGCATGGGTCTCGGAATATTCGGGATGCGCCGGACCGCAGTGGTAGCATTCGACATAGTTTTCCACCGCAAGCTTCCAGTTGGCATTCAGCGGATAGCTCTGGCGGTAGGCAACCTTGGCCGAAGCCCAGCCATACTGTCCGCAAGTAGCGTGCAGCAGGTTCTCGACCTCTGAAAAGTCGAGCGGCTCTTCGGCGAAGGAGATGAACACGAGCCCCTCAATCACTTTCACATGCAATTTCCGCAGGCCGTGATCTTCACGGCGAAAATCCTTTGGCATCAGGCGGGCGGCCTTGAGCCGACCGTCATTGGCAAAAGTCCAGGCGTGATAGGGACAAACGAAGGATTTCGCATTGCCTCTATCCTTGGTGCAGACTTCCGCACCGCGATGGCGACAGACATTGAGCATCGCATGCACCGTGCCGTCGCCCGCGCGGGTGAGGATCACTTGCTCTGGCCCGAGCCTGAACAGTTCGAAATCGTTGACATTCGGAATGACGCTTTCATGCGCCAGGCAGTGCCAATGGCGGAAGAAGACCCGTTGCATATCCCGTTCGAAGATTTCGGGGTCGAAATAGAAGGGACGGGTGAGGCCATAGCCAGGCCTGTGTGCGGCCACCAACTGGTCGATGCGGTCGCCAGAAATGCCGTCCTCGGTTTTTTCGGATGCAAGCATGAGGTGGTCTCCTTATGGCCGTGGTACCGGCCTCTATTTTGGTGAGGGGCAGCTTCTAGTCTTACATCCGCACCCGCTCGGCCTTCGGGTCATACATCGGCTGAATCGATGCTTCCGCCTTCACCCTCCGGCCGGCGATTTCGATTTCGTAGGTCGATGCCAGAACATCCGCGGCGCTTTCGCCCTTGCACGGCACGTAGCCCAGCCCGATCGCTCCGCCGAGGAAATGGCCGTAATTTCCCGACGTGATGGTCGAGACGATCTTGCCGTCGCGAACCACTGCCTCGTTATGGAAGAGCAGCGGCTCCGGATCTGTGAGCTTGAACTGCACAAGGCGGCGCTCCAGCCCTGCCTCTTTCTTGCGTAACACTGCGTCGCGGCCGATGAAGTCAGTTTTCTCCGTCCGCACGGCAAAGCCCAGGCCTGCCTCCAGAACATGGTCTTCGTCGGTAATATCGTGGCCGAAATGGCGGAAAGCCTTTTCGATGCGGCAGCTGTCCAGCGTATGCAGGCCACAGAGTTTGAGGCCGGTGTCCAAGCCCGCGTGCTCGATCGCCTCGAAGACATGCGCCGTCTGGTCGGCCGGAATATAGAGTTCCCAGCCGAGTTCGCCCACATAGGTGACGCGGTGGGCGCGGGCGAGACCCATGCCGATCTCGAGTTCCTGCATGGTGCCGAAGGGGTTGGCCGCATTGGAAAAATCATTGGGGCTGACTTTTTCGATCAGCTCCCGCGACTTCGGTCCCATCAGGCAGAGCACGCTTTCCGCAGAGGTGACATCGGTGATGACGACGAATTCGCTCTCCAGATTCTTCTTCAGCCAGGCAAGGTCGCGCTGAAGCGTGGCACCCGGTACGACGAGGAAGAAGGCCGTCTCCGAAAGGCGGGTTACGGTGAGATCACATTCGATGCCGCCCTTGCGGTTTAGCATCTGCGTATAGACGATGCGGCCGACATGCACGTCGATCTGGTTGGCGCAGATCCGGTTGAGAAATGCGCAGGCATCACGGCCTTCCACGCGGATCTTGCCGAACGAGGTCATGTCGAACAGGCCGACACCGGTCCTAACCGCCATATGTTCGTCACGCTGGTTTTCAAACCAGTTCTGGCGCTGCCAGCTGTAGCGATATTCGCGTTCCTGGCCTTCCGTCGCAAACCAGTTGGCGCGCTCCCAGCCCGCCACTTCGCCGAACACCGCACCGCGGGCCTTTAGATGCTCGTGGATCGGCGAGCGGCGCAGGCCGCGGGCCGTTGCCATCTGGCGATAGGGAAAATGGTCGTCGTAAAGCAGACCGAGCGTTTCCCTCACGCGCTCGCGCAGGTAGGTTCGGTTCTTCTGGAAGGGCTGGGCGCGGCGGATGTCCACTTCCCACAGATCGAAGGGCGGCTCTCCGTCATTCATCCATTGGGCGAGCGCCATGCCCGCGCCGCCCGACGAAACAATGCCGATCGAGTTGTATCCGGCAGCCACCCAGTAGCCTTTGATCTCGGGCGTTTCGCCAAGATAGTAGCGATCATCCGGGGTAAAGCTTTCCGGTCCGCAGAAGAAGGTATGGATGCCGGCCGTTTCCAGCATCGGCATGCGGTTGATCGCCATTTCCAGGATTGGTTGGAAATGATCGAAATCGTCCGGTAGCTGGTCGAAGCAGAAGTCCTCGCGGATAACCTCGCCTTTCGCTGGCCAGGGCTTGGCCTTCAGTTCGAAGGCGCCGAGCAGCATCTTGCCGGCATCCTCCTTGTAATAGGCCTGTTCGTCCGGCACGCGCAGTACCGGCAATTGTGTCAGCCCGGTGATCGGTTCGGTCACCACATAGAAGTGCTCGCAGGCATGCAGCGGAACCGTTACCCCCGACCGGGCGGCAAGATCACGCCCCCACATGCCGGCGCAGTTGACGACATTTTCGGTCTCGATGACATAGCGCTCGCCATTCTGCTCGCAGGCGACGCCAGTAACACGGCCGTTCCTGGTCATGACCTCGATGACCTTGACGCCTTCGATGATCGTGGCGCCGTTCTGACGGGCGCCCTTGGCAAGCGCCATGGCGATATTGGCCGGATCGCACTGGCCGTCGAGGGGCAGATGCACTGCGGCCTTGATGTCACCGATATTGAGATGCGGATAAAGTGCCTTCGTCTCTTCGGGAGAGATTTCGCGCACATCGACATTGAAGGCGCGTGCGAGTGAGGCCTGACGATAGATCTCTTCCTTGCGCTCTTCCGTCAAAGCCACGGTCATTGAACCGTTCTGCCTCATGCCGGTGCCGATGCCTGTCTCGGCCTCGAGCCTGACATAGAGGTCGGCGGAGTATTTGGCGAGCCGTGTCATGTTCTGGCTGGCGCGCAACTGGCCGATCAGGCCTGCCGCATGCCAGGTGGTGCCGGAGGTCAGTTGCTTGCGCTCGAGGAGCACGACATCGGTCCAGCCAAGCTTGGCAAGATGATAGGCGACGGAACAACCGGACACACCGCCGCCGATGATGACTGCACGGGCCTTCTGCGGAATAGGCTTGCTCATGTGCGGATCCTCTCGTTGGTCGGATCCCAGAGCGGCCCGTCGGGTTGCACCACCGCCTTGAAGCGGTCGCCGAATATTTCGACCTCGAGTTCGGTTCCGGGCTCGGCGAGATCTGCGCGAAGCATGCCGAGCGCGAGCGAGCGTCCTAACCGATAACCCCAGTTGCCCGAGGTCGTTTCGCCGACCACGCTGCCGGCATGCCAGAGCGTCGACATATAGGGGGCATCGCAATCGCCGGCCTCGACCGTCAGCGTGACGAAGCGCTTGGAGACGCCCGCCTGTTTTTCCGCAGCCAGCGCCGCTTTGCCCTTGAAGTCGGGCTTGCTCCAGTCGACAAAGCGCTCCAGCCCGCCCTGCAGAACCGTGTAATCGGTCGACAGGTCGCCCTTCCAGGCACGGTATCCCTTTTCGATGCGCAGGCTATCCAGCGCTTCCATACCGAAGGGCTTCAGCCCGTGCTTCTGGCCCGCCGCCCAGACGGCGTCGAAGATCGGCGCGGTATCATCGAGCTTGGTGTGGATCTCCCAGCCGAGTTCGCCGGCAAAGGAGACCCGTACCAACTGGCACCAGCGCCCGGCAATCTGTGCCGACTGATGGGTGAGCCATCCCTTGGACAGGTCGCCATCGCTCACCTCGGCCAGGATCTCGCGGCTCTTCGGCCCGGACAGGATCTGGCAGGAAAAGTCGTCAGTGACATCGTCGATCGTAAAGGCTGCATCGGTGGGACGATGCTTCTTCAGCCAGTCCAGATCGTGCCACTGGGCCGTCGCCGCAGTGATCAGGAAGAAAAAGTCATCGGCAAGCATCATCACCGACATTTCCGTGATGATACGGCCCTTGTCATCGGCAAAATAGGCAAGACCTATACGGCCGGGCTTTGGTACCTTGCCGGTGATCAGCGATGACAGCCATTCGGTGGCGCCTTCACCCTTCACTCGGTAGCGCGAGAAGCCGGGAAGGTCGAGAATGCCGGCGGCGTCCTTTACGGCAAGACATTCCTCCTCGATCCGCGCGCTCCAGGGGCCGTTGCGGCTCCAGGTCTGGGTCGCCTCTTCCGATATGTCGTCGCCGGGCTTTGCGTACCACATGGCCCGTTCCCAGCCGTTGAACGGTTTGAACTGGGCTCCGAGCGCGGCGATCCGGTCATGGATCGGCGAATGTTTCTTTCCGCGTCCAGCCGGCCAGTAATGCTTGGGAAAATGCATCGCGTATTCGTGGCCATAGATCTCCATGCCCTTGTCGACGCAATATTGCTTGTCGGAGGCGAACGCCGTGTAGCGCCGCGGATCGCAGCTCCACATGTCCCATTCCGTCTCGCCCTCGGTGACCCACTCGGCCAGAACCTTGCCGGCGCCGCCTGCCTGACAGATGCCGAAGGTGAAGACGCAGGCTTCGAAGGCGTTCGGCACGCCGGGCATCGGCCCGATCAGCGGATTGCCATCGGGCGCATAGGGGATCGGACCGTTGATCATCTTCGACAGGCCGGCCGTGCCGAGGATCGGCACTCGCTCGATCGCGTCGCTCAGATACCATTCAAGCCGATCGAGATCGTCGGGGAATAGCTGGAAGGAAAAATCATCCGGCATCGGATCGTCAGACGTTGCCCAATGGGCGCGGCAGTTCTTCTCGTAAGGGCCGAGATTCATGCCGTATTTTTCCTGGCGCAGATAATAGGAGGAATCCACATCGCGCATCAGCGGCAACTTGTGGCCGGCCTCCTTCGACCATGCGGCAAGTTCCGGGATCTCGTCGAAGAGAATGTATTGATGGCTCATCACCATCATCGGCACATCACGGCCGAACAATTTGCCCACTTCGCGGGCGTAATAGCCGGCGGCATTGACCACGTATTCGCACGCGATTTCGCCTTTCGGC
This genomic interval carries:
- a CDS encoding aromatic ring-hydroxylating dioxygenase subunit alpha produces the protein MLASEKTEDGISGDRIDQLVAAHRPGYGLTRPFYFDPEIFERDMQRVFFRHWHCLAHESVIPNVNDFELFRLGPEQVILTRAGDGTVHAMLNVCRHRGAEVCTKDRGNAKSFVCPYHAWTFANDGRLKAARLMPKDFRREDHGLRKLHVKVIEGLVFISFAEEPLDFSEVENLLHATCGQYGWASAKVAYRQSYPLNANWKLAVENYVECYHCGPAHPEYSETHALEQPLHMIEELNAKMEERTCALGIQVGSGNHWQNSAENREAIHAFRYALYDGVKTGSEDGQPLSTLMGRFSGFDGGVTSIHLGGTTFLVCYADHGMIYRFIPKTVDTCAMELIWLVDEKAEEGRDYDLEKLTWLWKVTTDEDKAIIEHTARGVVSRFFAPGPIAPMEQNELRYIDWYLDEISRA
- a CDS encoding FAD-dependent oxidoreductase, which codes for MSKPIPQKARAVIIGGGVSGCSVAYHLAKLGWTDVVLLERKQLTSGTTWHAAGLIGQLRASQNMTRLAKYSADLYVRLEAETGIGTGMRQNGSMTVALTEERKEEIYRQASLARAFNVDVREISPEETKALYPHLNIGDIKAAVHLPLDGQCDPANIAMALAKGARQNGATIIEGVKVIEVMTRNGRVTGVACEQNGERYVIETENVVNCAGMWGRDLAARSGVTVPLHACEHFYVVTEPITGLTQLPVLRVPDEQAYYKEDAGKMLLGAFELKAKPWPAKGEVIREDFCFDQLPDDFDHFQPILEMAINRMPMLETAGIHTFFCGPESFTPDDRYYLGETPEIKGYWVAAGYNSIGIVSSGGAGMALAQWMNDGEPPFDLWEVDIRRAQPFQKNRTYLRERVRETLGLLYDDHFPYRQMATARGLRRSPIHEHLKARGAVFGEVAGWERANWFATEGQEREYRYSWQRQNWFENQRDEHMAVRTGVGLFDMTSFGKIRVEGRDACAFLNRICANQIDVHVGRIVYTQMLNRKGGIECDLTVTRLSETAFFLVVPGATLQRDLAWLKKNLESEFVVITDVTSAESVLCLMGPKSRELIEKVSPNDFSNAANPFGTMQELEIGMGLARAHRVTYVGELGWELYIPADQTAHVFEAIEHAGLDTGLKLCGLHTLDSCRIEKAFRHFGHDITDEDHVLEAGLGFAVRTEKTDFIGRDAVLRKKEAGLERRLVQFKLTDPEPLLFHNEAVVRDGKIVSTITSGNYGHFLGGAIGLGYVPCKGESAADVLASTYEIEIAGRRVKAEASIQPMYDPKAERVRM
- a CDS encoding FAD-dependent oxidoreductase, with the protein product MSELPGRARVVIIGGGAVGASSLYHLAKAGWTDCVLLEKNELTAGSTWHAAGNVPTFSSSWSIMNMQRYSATLYRDLGKLVDYPMNYHVTGSLRLGHTGERLREFKCVVGMGRYQGMDLDILSPDEMRSKYPFLETHELTGALYDPYDGDIDPAQLTQALAKGARDMGAKVIRFCPVTAARREKDEWILTTPKGEIACEYVVNAAGYYAREVGKLFGRDVPMMVMSHQYILFDEIPELAAWSKEAGHKLPLMRDVDSSYYLRQEKYGMNLGPYEKNCRAHWATSDDPMPDDFSFQLFPDDLDRLEWYLSDAIERVPILGTAGLSKMINGPIPYAPDGNPLIGPMPGVPNAFEACVFTFGICQAGGAGKVLAEWVTEGETEWDMWSCDPRRYTAFASDKQYCVDKGMEIYGHEYAMHFPKHYWPAGRGKKHSPIHDRIAALGAQFKPFNGWERAMWYAKPGDDISEEATQTWSRNGPWSARIEEECLAVKDAAGILDLPGFSRYRVKGEGATEWLSSLITGKVPKPGRIGLAYFADDKGRIITEMSVMMLADDFFFLITAATAQWHDLDWLKKHRPTDAAFTIDDVTDDFSCQILSGPKSREILAEVSDGDLSKGWLTHQSAQIAGRWCQLVRVSFAGELGWEIHTKLDDTAPIFDAVWAAGQKHGLKPFGMEALDSLRIEKGYRAWKGDLSTDYTVLQGGLERFVDWSKPDFKGKAALAAEKQAGVSKRFVTLTVEAGDCDAPYMSTLWHAGSVVGETTSGNWGYRLGRSLALGMLRADLAEPGTELEVEIFGDRFKAVVQPDGPLWDPTNERIRT